A region from the Pyrinomonadaceae bacterium genome encodes:
- a CDS encoding CARDB domain-containing protein translates to MKKIICLCFIAVCALQVALASNSGFKDNVEHKSVAVNLTPPMPDLIVRGNEFEFAGNKTVNVYVSNNGDAPSKRCILELTVRKIGDAAVGRTKRATIPVIEPGKFVKIPVDASSILPNAVNLKDTTFKVIADATKLNAESNEDNNEKWHNLP, encoded by the coding sequence ATGAAAAAAATCATCTGCTTGTGTTTCATCGCCGTCTGCGCCTTGCAAGTCGCTTTAGCGAGCAATTCGGGGTTCAAAGACAATGTCGAGCATAAAAGCGTCGCCGTGAATTTGACCCCGCCAATGCCGGATCTAATTGTCAGGGGAAATGAGTTTGAATTCGCCGGGAACAAAACGGTGAACGTTTATGTTTCCAATAACGGTGATGCTCCATCAAAGCGTTGCATTCTGGAGTTGACGGTTCGCAAAATCGGTGACGCCGCCGTGGGCCGAACTAAGAGGGCGACAATTCCAGTGATAGAGCCGGGCAAGTTCGTAAAAATCCCGGTGGACGCGTCAAGTATTCTGCCCAACGCCGTCAATCTCAAAGACACAACCTTTAAAGTGATCGCCGACGCGACCAAACTCAATGCCGAGTCCAACGAAGACAATAATGAAAAATGGCACAACTTGCCGTAA